A window of Longispora fulva contains these coding sequences:
- a CDS encoding class I SAM-dependent methyltransferase, with the protein MEDASIRTRAVYDHVADRYAQLHGTVPPAVVDLADDFARVGGAAGAVLDLGCGAGRDMAFWEARGARVVGLDLSTGMLDHAAGLVAGPLVQGDMLRLPFADGAFTGVWSIASILHLPHAVAPAAVAEIARVLKPGGVLALSLQAGRGESWEVGPYQEERFFARYDLAGARALVSGAGLAVGDSRSIRHGDGRGWLQVLAVRPVARSPKPSH; encoded by the coding sequence ATGGAAGACGCCAGCATCCGCACCCGCGCCGTGTACGACCACGTGGCCGACCGCTACGCCCAACTGCACGGCACGGTGCCGCCGGCCGTCGTGGACCTCGCCGACGACTTCGCCCGGGTCGGCGGGGCGGCGGGGGCGGTTCTCGACCTCGGGTGCGGCGCCGGGCGCGACATGGCGTTCTGGGAGGCCCGCGGCGCCCGGGTGGTCGGTCTCGACCTGTCCACCGGGATGCTCGACCACGCGGCCGGGCTGGTGGCGGGGCCGCTGGTCCAGGGCGACATGCTCCGGCTGCCGTTCGCGGACGGGGCGTTCACCGGGGTGTGGTCGATCGCGTCGATCCTGCACCTGCCGCACGCGGTCGCGCCCGCCGCCGTCGCCGAGATCGCCCGGGTGCTGAAGCCCGGCGGGGTGCTCGCGCTCAGTCTCCAGGCGGGCAGGGGCGAGTCCTGGGAGGTGGGGCCGTACCAGGAGGAGCGGTTCTTCGCCCGCTACGACCTGGCCGGCGCCCGGGCCCTGGTCTCCGGCGCGGGGCTGGCGGTCGGGGACTCCCGGAGCATCCGGCACGGGGACGGGCGCGGCTGGCTGCAGGTGCTGGCCGTGCGGCCGGTCGCGCGATCCCCGAAGCCTTCGCACTAA